GACCTCCTGAAATCAATGCAACCTGTGTGCACTGATGTCATCGTCTTGTCATGTTAATATCTGCTCCTCCCTGACAAGTCTGTGCAGCAGATCGGGGTGAGTGGCTGAGGGCCCATCCAATCtaattttggttttcttctttctcccttcccactCTCATCCTCTGGCgaggggagaaaagagaaagaattttcaataGTGGGTGTCCTGGGATACTCTGCAGAAAACATGTATCTTGCAGATTCTATTCTCTAGTTTTCTCTCCCTTGAAAACACTTAACTTCTTGTCCTCAGGAAGGGGCAAGTCTTTTGTAGTTTTGCATATAGTGTAGGGAAAATGACATCTGTCAAATAGCATTCTAAGATTCATTTACATTAGAATTTATGACTATGAATGACTAGGCTCTTGCTTTATTTAATAGCAGTCTAAAATATGGAATGCCTAAATTTCCTTCTTTGAAAGGGAAATATTTCTCATCACAGAGGTCACTGCTTatattaatgagaaaaacaaagaagcacCGGGAGGCTGCTCACCTGGCTGACTATCAGCTCCATGCCCTCTAGAAGCCGTTTGGTTTGCTCCTCAATCTCTACGGCTTTGGATAGGATAGCCTCCGGGGCTTCTTGCATACCACGTACTTCCGTGACTAGATGATACAGAGGCTCATTCCAGGATCGCAATATGCTGACTATCAGGCTCAGAAAGTCTTTTTGCTACGAAACCATATAGAACAATTGCATCAAAATAGGTAAAATACAATGGGGTTAGTTACATGTGATTTTTGCTTAGAGAGGCTGGactatctttttttattcctatGTGTAGGTACATTTTTCTTTAGGTGATAGGAGttgtagaaatgtaaaatttaaactaTTGGCCTAAActttgctaaaattaaaaaaaaaatctggcttatttcagtaaCCACTTTTTCTAATGAGAGTTCTAAttgataaaatgaataattttttttttcctctgaaattctACCATCTGTCCACTTAGtaagatcttttgtatttcattgaTTTGCTTGTCCCTGGGGAGAAACTAAAAGTTTTGCTGGAACTCAGTAGGTGCCCAGAGTATCTGACTCATGAGAAATAGATTCCACTGGGGTCCATGCCAAGGGGCCCAAATCACTCTCATCCAAGCATTCATTCATACTAATGAATCAAATTGTTCATCAAACTATTCAtttttgatttgtagttttattttgggATCCTAGAACGAAGAGACAATGAAGATGACATGGAATTCATCAACATGCTTTCCTTGATCTATACAACCCCCTGCCCCATGCTGCTGGCAGAGCAGTCTGTTCTCTTGGCTTATGCAGGTGAATAAAATGGAATCAATGTTATCTTGAATAATCATGGAACTCACAATGGAGCTCTGGCTGCCTAGTTTTTGCTTACTATCACGATCGTGTAGGAGACTCCAAGTAGCTGATTATCTGTGATTTAAAATGCTTACTTTGTAGATGTCCGTGAACTAGTCTAGTGGtaacaaaatgaataaagaagaaataaatggacATTGCAATGGAATGTACGAGGATATGAAAGAAAAGAGCTATAAAGAGGTATAGGCCATAAAGTGAGTGTcagtgtagtttttctgggagcATTGCAACACAATGATTAAGAGTAAGGGTTTTGAATAGAATGAAGCCCAGGCTCACTGTTTACTTGCCATGTGACTGGTACAAATTCcataacctttctgagcctcagtgtccttatcTCAGTGAGTGTAATAACAGTACCTTGTGTTATAGGAtatttatgaggattaaatatagTAATGACCATAAAGTATCTGGCCATGTAGTACAAGTTGAGCATTCCtaattaaaaaatctgaaatctgaaatactccaatgagcattttttttagcatcatgtaggtgctcaaaaaacTTAGGATTCTGGAGTATTTGGGATTTCTGATTAGTGATAACCTGtagatctcaataaatatttcctcttcctcctccttctcccctgtctctttctcctccttctcttattatcataataattattaatgaacATAGCAGACAGAAATGTTGGTGCCATTCCTAAAATTGTAAATGGAGAATACATGGAATTTGTAGGTGGCATGTATATAAGATGTTTGTTTTAAATCATGTTAAGGCTGTGATTATGGGAAACAACAAAAAGGGAGAGATTATAGCAATAGAAGATTGAAGCTGAGATACATGATTGGGGCTTGACATACAGACTTGGTAGTCATCAAGAACAGTGGCAATTGTTGTAGCtgtgaaaagcaaaatattatgttttacaggatctgtttttttttttttttgtgagggaaGTGGTGACTTTTAACTAAGAAGTAAGAGAGGGCAGAAGAGTCAGTGAAGAATGAAAAGGTAGGTGTCAGAGAAGCAGAAATAGAACCAGAGTAGAGTCTTGAGGTCCAGAAGAGATGGCTCCAATAGTGCAGGGGTCAGTAATGTAACATGCTGTGGATGTACGAGTCATGAGTAACatgtaataaataaaacttcatttgtttttcttacatATGCATAAATGTATATTTACCCACAGAAGTCCAATTCAGTTCAAactttcatataatatatatatacaatccTAGCAACAAGGCATTGGTTAAAATAATGTTGTCTGCAAGGACAATGTATGGATCTGCTATTTAGATTGCTGCTACCATCTTTACTTAGCATTTGATTTGACTTATATTTCATCAACTACATAATGTAATTTTTTGACTGCTTATTCTTCCTATATTTTTCTCTGCATGTACAATTACCACTAGCTATTACAGCACCTCTAATAACCTATCACCATGATAATACCCGTATACTGCCTTGGTTGTTTTGGTGCAAAATCTGGATGAAGGACTCACATTGATCTGTTGGGCTTGCTCCTTATCTTCGGGGGTGGCAAGGGAAGAAGTGTGGCAGCTGTTGATGGCCTTGGTAATGAACCCCCGGCCATGGGTATACCGTTTATCCTGGAAATGATGAGACAAATTCAATTGGTTGGGGTTGTTTGagcattgaataaatgaatccatTACCAGAATACTAATACATTCAGCAGatgtgtaatttttaaacattagagctacataaaaatgaaaactaaagaatTAAGAAAGTAACCCTTTTGCCTACTTCCCCCCCATTATCTCTGTAAACTCATTTTTTCATCTAGTTTTCATAAATCTTAATCTTTTCCCTTCTTTGCAATTCCCTTGATGTTTACTTTTACCATTCACACAAGTCACACAAGTTGCTATTTGGAAAGCAAAcgctaaaaatagcaaaaatatgcaACATTAAATGTTGTATTGAGAATCATCTTTCTTCAGCATTTGAGCCAAATGCCATAGTGCAAATGTATtcatatgtattcatttaatcTCTTATTTACTGTGGGCCCGAACTGATAGACTTCTCTTAATAGgcattataaaattataacttttctCTAAAAAGTTTCTCTGAGTCCACACACCTATACCTTACCAAGTTCATGATAGACACggaatacaactttttttttaaattatgacaaAATAAGTCAGAAACACAGGGCACACAATTTTAGGAAATATAAACAATGGACTGAGGataagaatagaataaaaaatgagctGACACATTGACAGGAAAGACTAGTCTTTAGCAAAACTTATAAAAGTCTAAAGGAATTACTAGGAAGATTTGGAAGACAAAAGATGGCCATTCAAAAATGGAGGATGAAAGCGAAATCagagagtaaaaataattttataaatgtatgtttattcTCTATGGAGGCCCTTGATTTATTAAAGCACTAATCTGTTGTCTGCTCCTTGATTGACCTAGAAGAGTTAACCTATGATTTCCAAAATAGGTTATTCAGAAATAGAGTACATATTTctgtaaaagaaaggaaagggaggaaggaaggaaggagggaaggaaggaaggagggaaggaaggaaggagggaaggaaggagggaaggaaggaaggagggaaggaaggagggaaggaaggaaggaggggaggaaggaaggaaggagggaaggaaggaaggagggaaggaaggaaggagggaaggaaggagggaaggaaggaaggagggaaggaaggaaggagggaaggaaggaaggaaggggggaaggaaggaaggaacaagagggaggggaagcaaggaaggaaggaaggagggaaggaaggaaggaacaagagagggaagggaagcaaggaaggaaggaagggaggaaggaaagaaggaaggagggagggaacaagggagggagggaggaaaggaaggaaggaagcaagcaaggaaggaagggaagggaagggaggaaggaagcgaatggaaggaaggaaggaaggaagggaggaaaagaaaaaagcaccgGTTTCCAATTCTAAACTAGccctttattgttattataaacCCATATACTGAAAATCtcagtaaaattatttctagCATCTTGGGGTTTTTGAAaagttattatttgtttattttccccaCCATGGATTCAGCTCAGTTTAATTCTATTCAATCCACCCAATTCGTTGCAGTGCAGTTCTTCATTATTGGATATCTATTCCATGCTAAGTGAAGAATGCCTGTGGAGTCTGACCTCTACATTCAAGAACAAAAAATCAACAcccttccttctcctcagccCCACTTAAGCATGCTTTAGGTCAggtgtttaactttttttatttttaaaaaataaagtgaattaaagaaaaaatttgaaagtcATTACATTCTTTGAGAATCTTTGAGATTTCATGGCACTGTCCCTTTCTTCTTGTTCCACATCTTATGAGCTGGTGTCTTCTTTCACGTGTTAAAGTGTATCATTTGAAATTTGGCTTGGGAGGTTTTCTAGGTTAATGTGTAGCAGAGCCCAATGGTTCATGTGAACGTTCCTTCAGAGAGGAAGCCAGAAGCGTGATACTTACGAATTCACTGAACATTTCTGAGGAGAGGTTATGGATGTAGTGGGACAGGACGACGGCGCGGTCAAACAGGTCTCGAAGAGTCACCTGGCATCTGGCAGCCCCACCGGGACAGATGGGCAAGGGGGCCACGCTGTGGCACAGGAGCAGGTGTGacaccagcagcagcaggagggacCCTGCTTAAATAAGAACGCGAGCCACTGTGAGATGATCTATTCCACGGAAGTTTTCAAAAGTAATCCTGCCGAGGAAAGCCTTATTGCTCCCCACTGCCCTCAGCTGCCTGATTTGCTACTGTAATGGCTGGGATGGGGGAAGAACAAATGCCTTCCACTGTGTAAATGTAGCTATATAATTATGTTTGCACAGATATATAGTTTGAGAAGTGGGTTACTTCCTGCATTTTTGTACGGCTCCCAGAAGTGCTTCTGTACTTTGCAAACATTTGGAGCTTAAATTAATTCTGAGCTAGGGTGTTTGGATGATTCTCTTAAGATAGTTTAATGTCTTGGGAGTTTCTGCAGATTTTCAGCAGTCAGGCTGTCCAGCGcttcgtaatttttttttttaactaggtgTGTCtgataatttacattttagaCACTGATATAACAAAAACAGCACAGTTGATCCTTTCGATTTATCATCCTGCCTGATAAGAATAAACACATGATTGTTTGATTGCTAATACTGAGTATGAAGAGAAttctaacataaaaataattctgtagCTTAGATCTGCTAACTCATGATAATAATCCCATGCATGTGTTTGACACTTTGCCAaaagcattacattttttttctatatttgagCTTCATAATAACCTTGTGAGATACACTGGGCCTTTGTAATTATCATCAAATTATATTGATGAAACAGATGGCTTACGGAGGTTAAGTGATTTCCCCAAGTCGTATTATTAGTGGGTGAGAGAGGCAGGATGCCAATACTGTGGTCTTTGCACATCGTCTTGTCACATCGCGTACACCTGTGGGCTCTCAGTCTGCATCTGTGTAATGGGGGCCGCATGAGTAGCCGTGACGGCTCAGTGTTTACATAGGTTGTTGCCATCACTTATAAAGAACAACAACTTATTTGCCTTTGATTGACTGCATCACAACAGAGGCCCCAGAAAGCTTGATTTTATCCACTTTTCCTGCTCTAATTACAAAACACTCTGATCATTGTTGAAGGTTTTCAAAGCTTTGTCATCAATTTGCTATCTCAGCAAATGGACAGTTACAGTCCTATAACATATCAATAATTTATActttcaaaaggaaataaatgatatatAGCTACCAAATTAAAATCACTTGTTAACTTCAGTGGCATTACTCCAAAAGAATGCCCAATATAAAACTGTGTTTATCACAAAACTTAAGTCCTTCAAAACCTTTAATAAATGCAATCGGAAATGCCCAAGATAAAACTAGGCAAATGCTAAAGTTTAGTTTGTGAAAAAGTACCTGAACCTAAACACTTAAAAATGCCTAAAAAATTGCTTAGTGTAGGAAGTGACTAAACCTTTtagttgtaaaataaaatttttgtttgagatgaTTCCTGTTATagacttttaatttttcagaaacatGACGCTtccaaaaagtttattttatgcaTACTATAATCATATGATGAAACCACACGTATATTTTATCTGTATGTGTAAATAAAATGTGCTTTGTAGATAGAGAAATTGGAATAGGAGGTCTAGGAAATTCACAACTGGATAGATGTTCTGTAACTCCGAGTACATTTATCTGCACATTTAGCATGGAACAGATTTTTAAAGCCCAAGATGAGATAAAATAGACAcatgtttttgttgttcatttcattagaaacacattttatgattgttactaatttattttccttgcaaATGTCAACCAAGAAAGTAAAGGTGATTAGCTATTACTAGGcagcctgtttttccttttgaaatgtcATTTGGCTTGAACCAAATTGACAAAGAATAGAAAAGACAATTCTATCGTTAGTGTCTATTTTATGGCTTCACAATTGAAAGTTTCATCAAGTTGATTCAAGTTGGCCAATCCACATTAGAGGCCTGATAACCAGAAAATGTTACTTCGTCCCTTTGAGAGTTGTGGCAAATTGGACCCATAGACTCTTTGAGTCTTATTCTAGTCCAGAGTTTCTCAATCTTGATATTACTAGCATTTTGAGTTGAATAACTCCTTGTTCTGGGGGCTGTCCCGTGCATTGAAGGATGTTTAGTAGCATCTCTGATCCCTATCCATTAGATACCAATAGCACTTTTCCCTCACTTCCCCACCTCAGTTAAGACAACCCTAAACATCTCCCGACATTGTCAAATGCCTCTGGGAGAAGAGAGGATTCCCCtgtttgagaaccattgttcCTTTCTATGGTGCCCTTGTAAAATTGCTTCCTAGAGGAATCATTAGATTGTGCTTCTAAACCTTGTAAACCTGCAAGCTCTTGTTATTAGTTAAAATTTCACATTAATCCCCCCACAGGAGTGTCCATACAACCAACAACCCAGTGAGTTGTCACACATACCTTTCCATGGCGATCCTTTGATGTTCATGTTGGTGATCGTTGCGGGAAACACACTTCACCAGAGAAGATCTGGAAGTCTCACGGTTTTCTCTTTCCCAGATATTGGCTTTATAAACCTTTGACATCTTCATGAATATAATGAATCAGGCATTCGTTTCCCTTTTCCTGGTCATCTATTTCCGTCATTGAGATTACCCCCATAATTTCAAACATcaaatggtattttatttcttattcatattcAGGAAGACATACTGGCCAGAAATGAACATTCTAGGAAGGATTTTGATTAATTAGgccaaaaggaaatgagagaaatgaTGAAGGTGAGATCTGAGACTAGTTTGGTTTGGAGGATCTATAAAACTACAGAagtcatttactttaaaatttatcttatttctCTACAGTTTGTTGAATATATAGGATTATATTTCACTTAGGTAACAGTCTCATGTATTATCAGTTATCAAGTTTTTTCCTCAA
The nucleotide sequence above comes from Nomascus leucogenys isolate Asia chromosome 8, Asia_NLE_v1, whole genome shotgun sequence. Encoded proteins:
- the PRL gene encoding prolactin; translation: MNIKGSPWKGSLLLLLVSHLLLCHSVAPLPICPGGAARCQVTLRDLFDRAVVLSHYIHNLSSEMFSEFDKRYTHGRGFITKAINSCHTSSLATPEDKEQAQQINQKDFLSLIVSILRSWNEPLYHLVTEVRGMQEAPEAILSKAVEIEEQTKRLLEGMELIVSQVHPETKENEIYPVWSGLPSLQMADEESRLSAYYNLLHCLRRDSHKIDNYLKLLKCRIIHNNNC